The following is a genomic window from Thermoanaerobaculia bacterium.
TTACCTACTACTGGAACGTGCCGGTGATGCGCGCCGCGCTCGCGGCGCGGGTGCCTTATAGCGACCTGGGCGGGCTCTACCACGGGACGCAGAGGCAGTTCGAGCTCCACGAGGAGTTCGTCGCGGCCGGAGTGCCGGCGCTCCTCGGCATGGGTTCGACGCCGGGGATCACCAACGCCATGGCCGGCTTTCTGGCGCGCGAGCTCGACGCGGTGCACGAGGCACACGTACGGGTCGGCTGCCTCGATCGAGGAGCAGCGGGTCCGTTGCCGATTCCCTACGCGCTCGACACGGTGCTCGACGAGTTCGCTCTCGAACCCTGGATCGTCGAGCAGGGACGGGCCCATCCGGTGCCGCCCAGGAGCGGCGAGGAGGAGATCGACTTCCCTCCGCCGGTGGGCAGGATGCGGGCCATCTACACCCTGCACTCCGAAGTGGCGATGTTCGCGCGTTCGTTTCCCGGCCTCACCGGCGCGAGTTTCAAGGTGGCGTTCGAGCCGGCGTTCATGGAGAAGGTGCGCTTCCTGGTCGAGCTCGGCTTCGCCAACCGCGAGCCGCGCGTCGGTGGCGTCTCGCCACGCCAGATGCTCCTGGCCCTGGGTGCCGCTCAGACGAGTCCCGGCGGGTTGCCTGACGACTGCGACTGCCTGCGCGTCGACCTCACCGGCGAGATCGATGGCCGATCGGTGCGGCGCCGTGGCGAAGCGCTCATCGGCCCGCACCGCGAATGGGGTTTCGGCGCCGGCGCGCTCGACACCGGCGTGCCGCTCGCGATCGCCGGCGTCCTGCTGGCGGAGGGCACGGTCGCGACCCCGGGGGTCCTCTGCCCGGAGACCGCGCTGCCGTTCGAGCGCTTCTTCGCCGAGCTCGAGAAGCGCGGCATCCGGGCCTCATTCTCCGAGCAGGATCGGCTCGGGGAATGACAGCAGGTGAGAACCAGACCGACACGTAGAGTCCTCTCCTTCGGCGATGTCCTATCGCCGAGTCAGCCGAGCTTCAGCCACTCGAGTCCGACCAGATCGCGAGGCCCGCTGATTCAAAGCCGTCGCCGAAGATCCAGTTCGGATTGAACTGCCGGGTGACGTAGACGATTCCTGAATCGTCGGCGCCGGAATTCTTGTCGGGAACGCCGATGCCGAGCTCGTCGGCGCCGTCGCCATCGAGGTCGCCCATCGCGAGGACCGAGCCGAATCCGGCGTTCGCT
Proteins encoded in this region:
- a CDS encoding saccharopine dehydrogenase NADP-binding domain-containing protein, coding for MRICVLGAAGAMAEVVLKDLEVFAPEAEITAADFREFVPKTANARFAQVDVRDEAATARLLAGHDAVLNCVTYYWNVPVMRAALAARVPYSDLGGLYHGTQRQFELHEEFVAAGVPALLGMGSTPGITNAMAGFLARELDAVHEAHVRVGCLDRGAAGPLPIPYALDTVLDEFALEPWIVEQGRAHPVPPRSGEEEIDFPPPVGRMRAIYTLHSEVAMFARSFPGLTGASFKVAFEPAFMEKVRFLVELGFANREPRVGGVSPRQMLLALGAAQTSPGGLPDDCDCLRVDLTGEIDGRSVRRRGEALIGPHREWGFGAGALDTGVPLAIAGVLLAEGTVATPGVLCPETALPFERFFAELEKRGIRASFSEQDRLGE